One segment of Paraburkholderia sp. PGU19 DNA contains the following:
- a CDS encoding AraC family transcriptional regulator — translation MKATLPTPSVKLWRAPDVMDAVMLKGQFVGHRYPPHTHDTHCLAVITGGTLAVEVRQERRLCRRGDVIVIDADVVHAGVAAGDGHWKMRVEHVQPAALAAYCERLGIPRRERFEVTSPFIVDAEVSRYLYGVNWCSEVDDDPFKRGEALACAVVGLHARHAARAAGLPVVRREPALVRAVKSRLCEDLHARITLSTLASEFNVTPFVLLRAFEREAGLSPHAFQQQERVRHAMPMLRSGRPIAEVGARTGFADQSHFTRVFKQQTGVTPKVYQAAFS, via the coding sequence ATGAAAGCCACATTGCCGACGCCTTCCGTCAAGCTCTGGCGCGCGCCCGACGTCATGGATGCCGTCATGCTCAAAGGCCAGTTCGTCGGCCACCGGTATCCGCCGCACACGCATGACACCCATTGCCTTGCCGTGATCACAGGCGGAACGCTCGCGGTCGAGGTCCGGCAGGAGCGGCGCCTGTGCCGTCGCGGCGACGTGATCGTCATCGACGCGGACGTCGTGCATGCAGGCGTAGCCGCTGGCGATGGCCACTGGAAGATGCGCGTCGAACACGTGCAGCCTGCGGCGCTCGCTGCGTATTGCGAGCGGCTCGGCATTCCACGGCGCGAACGGTTCGAGGTGACGAGCCCGTTCATCGTCGACGCCGAGGTGTCGCGCTACCTTTACGGCGTGAACTGGTGTTCCGAAGTGGACGATGATCCCTTCAAGCGCGGCGAAGCGCTCGCGTGTGCTGTCGTCGGGCTGCATGCGCGGCATGCGGCACGCGCCGCCGGTCTCCCTGTGGTGCGCAGGGAGCCTGCGCTGGTTCGCGCGGTCAAGAGCCGTCTGTGCGAAGACCTGCACGCACGCATCACGCTGTCGACGCTGGCCAGCGAATTCAACGTGACGCCGTTCGTGCTGCTGCGTGCATTCGAGCGCGAAGCCGGGCTGAGCCCGCATGCGTTCCAGCAGCAGGAACGCGTGCGTCACGCCATGCCGATGCTGCGATCCGGCAGACCCATCGCGGAAGTCGGCGCGCGAACCGGCTTTGCCGATCAGTCGCACTTCACGCGCGTATTCAAGCAGCAAACGGGCGTGACACCGAAGGTCTATCAGGCGGCGTTCTCATGA
- a CDS encoding NAD(P)H-dependent oxidoreductase codes for MRSVHIVHAHPEPRSFCTAMAHDARRLLTARGDHVSFSDLYALDFDPVVRASDFTERANQDYLVYALEQRHALEHDAVAPDIQREVDALMASDILMLVFPLYWFSVPALVKGWIDRCFLSGALYGGKRIYGRGGMVGKRAVIGVTLGGREHMFGAQGIHGELARGMLRHLLQGTLGYVGYEVLEPFFAWHVPYCSPAERADMLTRWSDFVERLDEQPSLTMPRLEDYDDIFRPLPQAASR; via the coding sequence ATGCGTAGCGTTCATATCGTCCACGCTCACCCGGAGCCGCGCTCCTTCTGCACGGCAATGGCACATGACGCGCGACGCCTGCTGACGGCGCGCGGCGACCATGTGAGCTTTTCCGATCTGTATGCGCTCGACTTCGATCCCGTCGTCCGCGCGAGCGATTTCACCGAACGCGCCAATCAGGACTATCTCGTCTACGCGTTGGAGCAGCGCCATGCGCTCGAACACGATGCCGTTGCGCCCGACATCCAGCGCGAAGTCGACGCACTAATGGCGAGCGATATCCTGATGCTGGTGTTCCCGCTCTACTGGTTCTCCGTGCCGGCGCTCGTCAAGGGCTGGATCGACCGCTGCTTCCTGTCGGGCGCGCTGTATGGCGGCAAGCGCATCTACGGTCGAGGCGGCATGGTGGGCAAACGGGCCGTGATCGGCGTGACGCTGGGCGGACGCGAGCACATGTTCGGCGCGCAAGGCATTCATGGCGAACTCGCGCGCGGCATGCTGCGTCATTTGCTGCAGGGCACGCTCGGCTATGTCGGTTACGAAGTGCTCGAACCGTTCTTCGCGTGGCATGTTCCTTACTGCTCGCCAGCCGAGCGGGCGGATATGCTTACGCGTTGGAGCGATTTCGTCGAACGGCTCGACGAGCAGCCGTCGCTGACGATGCCGCGGCTGGAGGACTATGATGATATTTTTCGTCCGCTTCCACAGGCCGCATCACGATGA
- a CDS encoding enoyl-CoA hydratase-related protein, with translation MMIANLTSELDGQVWSIGINRPDKRNALNGTMFDALANALRLAQGDVRVHCVLLHGTSDCFCAGHDTAAFGSLWPQTADGAVARCINAFAEQPKPLVAAVNGAAVGFGATMLLHADWVVAGESAMFRFPFADLGIVPEAGATALLARRVGDLVARDWLMSGRPVGAAEALQRGFVSRVVRDAEVREAAVEYASRLASKPPSALQATRRLLREGATLSAAQAIESELAYLNAYIPAVSWRSIPHA, from the coding sequence ATGATGATCGCCAACCTCACATCGGAACTGGACGGACAGGTCTGGTCCATCGGCATCAACCGCCCAGACAAGCGCAACGCGCTCAACGGCACGATGTTCGATGCGCTAGCGAACGCGCTGCGGCTTGCACAAGGCGACGTGCGCGTCCATTGCGTGCTGCTGCATGGAACCAGCGATTGCTTCTGCGCGGGTCACGACACAGCTGCATTCGGCTCGCTCTGGCCGCAGACCGCCGACGGCGCAGTCGCGCGTTGCATCAATGCCTTTGCCGAACAGCCCAAGCCGCTGGTCGCCGCTGTGAACGGCGCGGCGGTGGGCTTCGGCGCGACGATGCTGCTGCATGCCGACTGGGTGGTCGCCGGCGAAAGCGCGATGTTCCGCTTTCCATTCGCCGACCTGGGCATCGTCCCCGAAGCGGGCGCGACTGCGTTGCTGGCTCGCCGGGTCGGCGATCTGGTCGCACGCGACTGGCTGATGAGCGGCCGGCCGGTTGGCGCGGCGGAAGCCTTGCAACGTGGCTTCGTGTCGCGCGTGGTGCGTGACGCCGAGGTGCGCGAAGCGGCCGTCGAGTACGCATCGCGCCTCGCTTCAAAGCCGCCGAGCGCGCTTCAGGCCACACGACGCCTGTTGCGCGAAGGCGCCACGCTGTCGGCCGCGCAGGCAATCGAGAGCGAGCTCGCGTATCTCAACGCGTATATCCCGGCTGTTTCATGGAGGTCCATCCCTCATGCGTAG
- a CDS encoding DUF2000 domain-containing protein, producing the protein MSLQAEAPSSIDIEAARKPERCVIVVDAALAPGKASNAAAVVAFTLGQRHSHLVGAPLRERDGTAHPGLIPIGIPVLKATAQQLSELRQKSLTHCDVVDFPVQGQATTDYDAFLDAVNALSGPSMQYLAIGLVGPRNRIGKLVGGFALFA; encoded by the coding sequence TTGTCTTTGCAAGCAGAAGCACCGTCGTCGATCGATATAGAAGCCGCCCGCAAGCCCGAGCGCTGCGTCATCGTCGTGGACGCAGCGCTGGCGCCGGGCAAGGCGTCGAACGCGGCAGCCGTCGTCGCGTTCACGCTGGGGCAGCGCCACAGCCATCTCGTCGGCGCGCCATTGCGGGAGCGCGACGGCACCGCGCATCCCGGTCTGATCCCGATCGGCATTCCCGTGCTCAAGGCCACTGCGCAGCAATTGAGCGAGCTTCGGCAGAAATCGCTGACGCACTGCGACGTGGTGGATTTTCCCGTGCAAGGGCAGGCCACCACCGACTACGACGCCTTCCTCGACGCCGTCAACGCGCTGTCCGGCCCTTCGATGCAGTACCTCGCAATCGGCCTCGTCGGACCGAGGAACAGGATCGGCAAACTGGTCGGCGGCTTTGCGCTGTTCGCATGA
- a CDS encoding GMC family oxidoreductase N-terminal domain-containing protein, producing the protein MTRSASPPLSGEYDYLVIGAGSAGCAVAGRLSDDPTVSVAVLENGGPDDHYLIWTPVGLAKTVVKPGPYNYGYYTEPQPALDGRRSYQPRGRVLGGSSSLNGMVYIRGHRKDYHDWAAQGCTGWSYDDVLPYFRRSENNTRFAGTANPWHGTDGPLYVNDLRSPNPFCQYFLQAAQQAGHALNDDFNGAEQEGFGYYQVTQHNGERWNAARAYLHRGKTVDGRYNGGRHNLHVLTGTQALRLVFEGRRAVGVVVSRDGVEQTLRARREVIVSGGVFNSPQLLLASGIGPAKHLQEMGIDVRHDLPGVGENLQDHLDIVINTQLDSTDLFGATLRGGLRLLKEIRRYRRQRAGMLTSNFVEAGAFVKSRPELDRPDLNLVFTVALIGNRNMGSRRKLGHGYSGHICVLRPESRGVVRLRSPDMREAPLIDTRLMSAPRDMETLITGIRIMRDVMNQPAMKDLGGREMKSESFASEESLRAFVRGHADCLYHPVGTCRMGAASDPLAVVDNELRVRGVERLRVVDCSIMPTLIGGNTNAPAMMIGEKAADMIRAAAR; encoded by the coding sequence ATGACCCGGTCCGCCTCCCCGCCTCTTTCAGGCGAATACGACTATCTCGTGATCGGCGCCGGCTCCGCCGGTTGCGCCGTTGCGGGACGTCTGTCCGACGATCCGACCGTCAGCGTCGCCGTGCTCGAAAACGGCGGCCCCGACGACCACTACCTGATCTGGACACCGGTCGGTCTCGCTAAAACCGTCGTCAAGCCGGGCCCGTACAACTACGGCTACTACACCGAGCCGCAACCGGCACTCGACGGCCGCCGCAGCTATCAGCCGCGTGGACGCGTGCTCGGCGGCTCGTCGTCGCTCAACGGCATGGTGTATATCCGGGGCCATCGCAAGGATTACCACGACTGGGCCGCGCAAGGCTGCACAGGGTGGAGCTACGACGACGTCCTGCCGTATTTCAGGCGCAGCGAAAACAACACGCGCTTTGCCGGCACGGCCAACCCGTGGCATGGAACGGACGGGCCCTTGTACGTCAACGACCTTCGTTCGCCCAACCCGTTTTGCCAGTACTTCCTGCAGGCCGCGCAGCAGGCGGGACACGCACTGAACGACGACTTCAACGGCGCCGAACAGGAAGGCTTCGGCTACTACCAGGTGACCCAGCACAACGGCGAACGCTGGAACGCCGCGCGTGCGTACCTGCACCGCGGCAAGACCGTCGATGGGCGCTACAACGGCGGCCGCCATAACCTGCATGTGCTGACGGGAACGCAGGCGCTGCGCCTCGTGTTCGAAGGCCGGCGCGCGGTGGGCGTGGTGGTCTCGCGCGACGGCGTCGAACAGACCTTGCGCGCCCGACGCGAGGTGATCGTGAGCGGCGGCGTGTTCAATTCACCGCAACTGCTGCTCGCCTCGGGCATCGGTCCGGCGAAGCATCTGCAGGAAATGGGCATCGATGTACGTCACGATCTGCCCGGCGTCGGCGAGAACCTGCAGGATCATCTCGACATCGTCATCAATACGCAGCTCGACAGCACCGATCTGTTCGGCGCCACGCTGCGCGGCGGCTTGCGGCTGTTGAAGGAGATCCGCCGCTACCGGCGCCAGCGTGCCGGCATGCTGACATCGAACTTCGTCGAAGCGGGCGCGTTCGTGAAGAGCCGGCCCGAACTCGATCGCCCCGACCTGAATCTCGTGTTCACGGTCGCGCTGATCGGCAATCGCAACATGGGCAGCCGGCGCAAGCTGGGGCACGGTTACTCGGGGCATATCTGCGTGCTGCGCCCCGAGAGCCGCGGTGTCGTTCGCCTCCGGTCGCCCGACATGCGCGAAGCGCCGCTGATCGATACGCGTCTGATGAGCGCGCCGCGCGACATGGAAACGCTGATCACCGGCATTCGCATCATGCGCGACGTGATGAACCAGCCGGCCATGAAAGACCTCGGTGGACGCGAGATGAAAAGCGAAAGCTTCGCGAGCGAAGAAAGTCTGCGCGCCTTCGTGCGCGGCCACGCCGATTGTTTGTACCACCCGGTCGGCACCTGCCGGATGGGGGCGGCCAGTGACCCGCTTGCGGTCGTCGATAACGAACTGCGCGTGAGAGGTGTCGAGCGATTGCGCGTCGTCGATTGCTCGATCATGCCCACGCTGATCGGCGGCAATACGAATGCGCCCGCGATGATGATCGGTGAAAAGGCGGCGGACATGATTCGTGCCGCTGCGCGCTGA
- a CDS encoding alkyl sulfatase dimerization domain-containing protein, translating into MPHQTPYQSLPASAVTVSAQKRALRELPPDDPLEKADARRGFIGTIPDAEIRGAYDQLVWSLADYRFLEEERAPATAHPALWRHARLNTLHGLFRVTERIYQVRGFDVSNITFIEGDSGLIVIDPLTCKETAAAALDLYCVHRPKRPVVAVIYSHSHADHFGGVRGVVSEQDVIAGKTAIIAPVGFMEEAVSENVMAGTAMARRAQFQFGHTLPRNACCQIDSGMGKTIPRGTITLIPPTQLITEPSETHVIDGVEIVFQLTPESEAPAEMHFYFPQQRALNLAENGTRSLHNLCPPRGAQVRNAQLWSRYLGESLDRYGRDAQVVFAQHNWPTWGNERIVDYLEAQRDLYKFLHDQTVRLMNRGLNAVEIAEQIRLPDALLNKWHTRGYYGTVSHNVKAIYQHYLSWYDGNPSHLHALPPEASASRYVEYMGGADAILERARVDFEKGEYRWVAQVMNHLVFAQPRLREARELGAAALEQMGYQAESATWRNAFLLGARELREGRGDASTQFGNRSRDMVCTITEEMFFDYLAVRVDGLKSQHLKMQIDWRFTDSRRRFTLSLQHGALTWSSSVRGEGTDLHVSMSRQTLNRILCGETGFKDAVAAREIQLEGDVALFRALLETLDQFDGDFNVVEP; encoded by the coding sequence ATGCCACACCAGACGCCTTATCAATCATTGCCTGCGTCCGCTGTCACTGTGTCCGCGCAAAAGCGTGCGCTGCGCGAACTGCCGCCGGACGATCCCCTTGAAAAAGCCGACGCACGACGTGGTTTCATCGGCACGATTCCCGATGCGGAGATTCGCGGCGCGTACGATCAACTGGTCTGGAGCCTGGCAGACTACCGTTTTCTCGAAGAAGAACGCGCGCCCGCGACGGCTCACCCCGCGCTATGGCGTCACGCGCGGCTGAACACGCTGCATGGGCTGTTCAGGGTCACGGAACGCATCTACCAGGTGCGAGGCTTCGACGTCTCGAACATCACGTTCATCGAGGGCGACAGCGGGCTGATCGTGATCGATCCGCTGACCTGCAAGGAGACAGCCGCCGCCGCGCTCGATCTGTATTGTGTGCATCGCCCGAAGCGCCCCGTTGTCGCGGTGATCTACAGCCACAGTCACGCCGATCATTTCGGCGGTGTGCGTGGCGTCGTCAGCGAGCAGGATGTGATCGCAGGCAAGACAGCGATCATCGCGCCAGTGGGATTCATGGAAGAGGCGGTGTCGGAGAACGTGATGGCGGGCACGGCCATGGCGCGCCGGGCGCAGTTTCAGTTCGGCCACACGCTCCCGCGCAACGCCTGCTGCCAGATCGACTCGGGCATGGGTAAAACCATCCCACGCGGGACCATCACGCTGATCCCGCCGACGCAACTGATCACAGAGCCTTCAGAGACGCATGTAATCGATGGCGTCGAAATCGTGTTCCAGCTGACGCCCGAAAGCGAGGCGCCCGCCGAGATGCACTTCTATTTTCCGCAACAGCGCGCGCTCAATCTCGCCGAGAACGGGACGCGCTCGTTGCACAACCTCTGTCCGCCGCGCGGCGCGCAGGTTCGTAACGCGCAACTGTGGTCGCGCTACCTCGGCGAATCGCTGGACCGCTATGGACGCGACGCGCAGGTCGTGTTCGCGCAGCACAACTGGCCGACGTGGGGCAACGAGCGGATCGTCGACTACCTGGAGGCACAACGGGATCTGTACAAGTTCCTGCACGACCAGACCGTGCGGCTCATGAATCGCGGACTGAATGCCGTCGAAATCGCCGAGCAGATCCGGCTGCCCGATGCGTTACTCAACAAGTGGCATACGCGTGGGTACTACGGCACTGTATCGCACAACGTGAAGGCGATTTACCAGCACTATCTGAGCTGGTACGACGGCAATCCGAGCCACCTGCATGCGCTGCCGCCGGAAGCGTCGGCGTCCCGCTACGTCGAGTATATGGGCGGCGCCGATGCGATTCTCGAACGTGCCCGTGTGGATTTCGAAAAAGGCGAGTACCGGTGGGTCGCGCAAGTGATGAATCATCTGGTGTTCGCCCAGCCGCGCTTGCGCGAGGCGCGCGAACTCGGCGCGGCTGCGCTGGAGCAGATGGGCTATCAGGCGGAATCGGCGACGTGGCGGAACGCGTTTCTGCTCGGCGCGCGCGAGTTGCGCGAGGGGCGCGGCGATGCTTCGACACAATTCGGCAACCGCAGCCGTGACATGGTGTGCACGATAACGGAAGAAATGTTCTTCGACTACCTTGCGGTAAGAGTCGATGGTTTGAAGTCGCAGCATCTGAAGATGCAGATCGACTGGCGGTTCACGGATAGTCGCAGGCGGTTCACACTGAGTCTGCAACATGGTGCGTTGACGTGGTCATCGTCCGTGCGTGGGGAAGGTACCGATCTGCACGTTTCGATGTCGAGGCAGACGCTGAATCGCATTCTCTGTGGCGAGACGGGCTTCAAGGATGCTGTCGCGGCGCGTGAGATTCAACTGGAAGGCGATGTTGCGCTGTTCCGCGCGCTGCTCGAAACGCTGGACCAGTTCGACGGCGATTTCAATGTCGTCGAGCCGTAG
- a CDS encoding LysR family transcriptional regulator, with translation MDHSDASLHAFRVGLPNPADALSTCFSTSYAGIIAFMAVATEGSFAKAGERLGIGRSAVSRNVQKLESQLSTRLFLRTTRSTHLTREGERFFENCNQGVTHIVDAMNDMLDLRHGPPRGMLRISSNVGFGRKVVAPLLAQFCEAYADIAVDLILDDKPADFAAEQIDVAFRDGCIEDSSIIAKQLVPMQMVLCASRLYAEEHGLPMTLEELARHECVNLRFSGGRVYEWEFKVDGHMRKFLPTARLTFNDADLVLHAVLEGRGIAQLPGYLVADHIARNELVMALRRHVPDDRGHYICYLCRQHLPSRIRVFVDFMTEHIRALNLLCLDDFYIDSRESERQV, from the coding sequence ATGGATCATTCGGATGCATCGCTGCATGCTTTTCGCGTTGGCTTGCCCAACCCGGCCGACGCCCTGTCCACCTGTTTTTCGACGAGCTACGCAGGAATCATCGCCTTCATGGCGGTCGCGACGGAAGGCAGTTTTGCGAAAGCGGGCGAGCGTCTGGGAATAGGGCGCTCGGCCGTCAGCCGCAATGTTCAGAAGCTTGAATCGCAACTCAGTACCCGCCTATTTCTCCGCACGACGAGGTCCACGCATCTGACCCGCGAGGGCGAGCGCTTCTTCGAAAACTGTAATCAGGGTGTGACGCATATCGTCGACGCCATGAACGACATGCTCGATCTGCGCCATGGTCCGCCGCGCGGCATGCTTCGCATCAGTTCGAATGTGGGCTTCGGGCGCAAGGTCGTGGCGCCGTTGCTTGCGCAGTTTTGCGAGGCTTACGCCGATATCGCCGTCGACCTCATCCTTGATGACAAGCCAGCGGATTTCGCCGCCGAGCAGATCGACGTGGCGTTTCGCGACGGTTGCATCGAGGACTCCAGCATCATTGCGAAGCAGCTGGTGCCGATGCAAATGGTGCTGTGCGCGTCGCGTCTCTACGCCGAAGAACATGGTTTGCCCATGACGCTCGAAGAACTGGCGCGGCATGAATGCGTCAACCTCAGGTTCTCGGGCGGGCGCGTCTACGAGTGGGAGTTCAAGGTCGACGGCCATATGCGCAAGTTCCTGCCGACGGCCCGATTGACGTTCAACGATGCGGACCTGGTATTGCACGCGGTGCTCGAAGGGCGCGGCATCGCGCAATTGCCGGGCTATCTGGTCGCCGATCACATCGCGCGCAATGAACTCGTGATGGCCTTGAGGCGGCACGTGCCGGACGATCGGGGACACTACATCTGCTACCTCTGCCGACAGCATCTGCCTTCGCGCATCCGTGTGTTCGTCGATTTCATGACTGAGCATATCCGGGCGCTGAATCTGCTTTGCCTCGACGATTTCTATATCGATTCGCGGGAAAGCGAGCGTCAGGTGTGA
- a CDS encoding Ohr family peroxiredoxin — MMKKKLQAPPLSLLDRYRGREFEALYTTSVTVSGGETGHGRASGVARSADGNLDVQLRLPTELGGPGDGTNPEQLFAAGFAGCFHGALNLLGKRAKMELNDIAVDVQVAFGRDPMDGGYALVIDVRVRIPGVDRAVAEELVRNAERLCPYAKMARQGTVNIVAVVD; from the coding sequence ATCATGAAAAAGAAACTGCAAGCGCCCCCGCTCTCCCTGCTCGACCGATATCGTGGCCGGGAATTCGAGGCGCTCTACACGACATCGGTCACCGTATCCGGCGGCGAGACGGGACATGGCCGCGCATCGGGCGTTGCTCGCTCAGCGGACGGCAACCTCGATGTGCAATTACGCTTGCCCACCGAACTCGGCGGTCCCGGCGACGGAACCAATCCCGAGCAACTATTCGCCGCGGGCTTTGCCGGCTGCTTTCATGGCGCGCTCAATCTGCTCGGCAAGCGGGCCAAGATGGAACTCAACGATATTGCCGTCGACGTGCAGGTCGCCTTTGGCCGCGATCCGATGGATGGCGGCTACGCGCTCGTAATCGATGTGCGGGTGCGGATACCGGGCGTCGACCGGGCGGTGGCGGAAGAACTCGTGCGCAACGCGGAACGTTTGTGCCCGTATGCGAAGATGGCGAGACAGGGGACGGTCAATATCGTGGCCGTCGTCGATTGA